A genomic segment from Nicotiana tabacum cultivar K326 chromosome 9, ASM71507v2, whole genome shotgun sequence encodes:
- the LOC107765285 gene encoding ABC transporter I family member 10 — MIQSVCVRASALQLPPIYSHSPRNVATADSFAIDAQNLSYSVVSRQGKVLPILKDCSLKIPSGQFWMLLGPNGCGKSTLLKILAGLLSPNDGFLYVERPRSFVYQNPDHQVVMPTVEADVAFGLGKLNLKPSAIRTRVARALDAVGMSEYLKKPVHTLSGGQKQRVATAGALAEACKVLLLDELTTFLDETDQIGVIKAVRNSMDTSKEITALWVTHRLEELEFADGAVYMEDGRIVRQGDATSIRNFIQNKLTSYVNQINL; from the exons ATGATACAGTCCGTTTGTGTCCGAGCTTCAGCTCTGCAATTGCCACCCATTTACTCCCACTCCCCCAG AAATGTCGCAACAGCTGACAGCTTTGCAATTGACGCTCAAAACCTTAGCTATTCAGTTGTCTCCAGACAAGGGAAAGTACTTCCAATTCTCAAGGATTGCTCACTGAAAATTCCCTCTGGACAATTCTGGATGCTTCTTGGACCCAATGGCTGTGGAAAATCAACCCTTTTAAAG ATATTAGCAGGTTTATTGAGTCCAAATGATGGATTCTTGTATGTGGAGAGGCCAAGGAGCTTTGTGTATCAGAACCCTGATCATCAG GTCGTGATGCCTACAGTGGAAGCTGATGTTGCTTTTGGTCTTGGTAAATTGAACTTAAAACCAAGTGCGATTAGGACTAGGGTGGCAAGAGCTTTGGATGCAGTTGGGATGTCTGAGTATTTGAAA AAACCAGTTCACACTCTTAGTGGTGGTCAAAAACAAAGGGTTGCTACTGCTGGTGCTTTGGCGGAAGCTTGCAAAGTTTTGTTACTTGATGAACTGACTACTTTTTTGGATGAAACTGATCAG ATTGGAGTAATAAAAGCAGTGAGAAACTCCATGGATACATCTAAAGAAATTACAGCTTTGTGGGTGACCCATCGTTTGGAAGAATTAGAGTTTGCAGATGGTGCAGTTTACATGGAAGATGGAAGAATTGTCCGGCAGGGTGATGCAACTAGTATAAGGAATTTCATTCAAAATAAACTGACATCTTATGtaaaccaaataaatttgtaa